From the Verrucomicrobiota bacterium genome, one window contains:
- a CDS encoding glutamyl-tRNA reductase: MNIFCLGLSHQTANVSVRERFAVPDALLAEELQRLRKVPGIDEAVILSTCNRTEFYLAGYPGQPAPESILSGLQRELVKGDLEHFFQLSAAETARHLFRVTSGLESMVVGETEIFGQVKKAYHTAARLGVTGKYLNRLFQKSFQVGKDVRANTGITKGCVSVGSVAVDLATQIFGNLRGCKIMLLGAGETSERTARAFQLRGARQIFVSNRSYERAQNLANLVGGRAVRFDQWEEEFIDVDILVSSTSAPHFLMTVSKLEPIMRRRRQRPVFIIDLAMPRDVEPAVHRLDGVYLYDLDSLEVMAAKGLEARKREADLGEQLVLNHARDFADWLERASTALPALAPGVMFEYPRPW; encoded by the coding sequence ATGAACATCTTTTGCCTCGGGCTTAGCCATCAGACCGCCAACGTCAGCGTACGAGAACGCTTTGCCGTGCCCGACGCGCTCCTGGCAGAGGAGCTACAGCGGCTCAGAAAGGTGCCGGGCATCGATGAAGCGGTGATTTTGTCGACGTGCAACCGCACAGAGTTCTATCTCGCCGGTTACCCGGGCCAGCCCGCGCCCGAATCGATTCTCAGCGGCCTGCAGCGCGAACTGGTCAAGGGTGACCTGGAACATTTTTTCCAGTTGTCCGCCGCGGAAACCGCTCGACACCTGTTCCGCGTGACCTCCGGCCTGGAATCGATGGTCGTCGGTGAAACCGAAATTTTCGGCCAGGTCAAGAAGGCGTATCACACGGCGGCGCGACTGGGCGTCACCGGCAAATACCTGAACCGCCTTTTTCAAAAGTCGTTCCAGGTGGGCAAAGACGTTCGGGCCAACACGGGTATCACCAAAGGCTGCGTCTCGGTTGGTTCGGTCGCCGTCGACCTCGCCACGCAGATCTTCGGCAACCTCCGCGGCTGCAAGATCATGCTGCTCGGCGCCGGTGAGACCAGCGAACGCACGGCGCGCGCCTTTCAGTTGCGGGGTGCGCGACAGATTTTCGTGTCAAACCGCTCCTACGAGCGGGCGCAAAACCTGGCGAACCTGGTGGGGGGACGAGCGGTCCGCTTTGATCAATGGGAGGAAGAGTTCATCGATGTGGATATCCTGGTCAGCTCGACTTCGGCGCCGCACTTCCTGATGACGGTGTCGAAACTGGAGCCGATTATGCGCCGGCGCCGGCAACGGCCGGTGTTTATCATCGATCTGGCAATGCCGCGGGACGTCGAACCGGCCGTGCACCGGCTTGACGGCGTGTACCTGTACGACCTGGACTCGCTGGAGGTCATGGCGGCCAAGGGCCTGGAGGCGCGTAAACGGGAGGCTGATCTCGGCGAGCAACTGGTGTTAAACCATGCACGGGATTTTGCCGACTGGCTGGAGCGGGCGTCGACCGCCCTGCCGGCACTCGCTCCAGGGGTGATGTTTGAGTACCCGCGGCCGTGGTGA
- a CDS encoding LemA family protein: MNRAALFGLGCLGVLAVLVLAVGGLVVGGYNNLVQVSAAADTAWAQVQTQYQRRADLIPNLVRTVEGAANFEKSTLTDVVNARANATKVTIDPSKAPSDPQALQRFQQAQDALSGTLGRLLAVSERYPELKANNNFRDLQAQIEGTENRIAVARGDFNRAVQNYNVRVRTFPTVLYAAILGFPPKPFFQSAAGAENAPSVSFPSFSPSPAGR; the protein is encoded by the coding sequence ATGAATAGAGCAGCACTTTTCGGTCTGGGGTGTTTAGGGGTATTGGCGGTTCTCGTGCTGGCCGTGGGCGGGCTGGTGGTGGGCGGTTATAACAACCTGGTGCAAGTTTCGGCCGCAGCCGATACCGCCTGGGCGCAGGTGCAAACGCAGTACCAGCGGCGGGCTGACCTGATCCCGAACCTGGTCAGAACGGTTGAAGGCGCAGCGAACTTTGAAAAGTCGACCCTGACCGACGTTGTCAACGCGCGCGCTAACGCGACCAAGGTGACCATCGACCCGTCGAAAGCGCCTTCCGATCCTCAGGCCCTGCAGCGGTTCCAGCAGGCCCAGGATGCTTTAAGCGGAACGCTGGGGCGCCTCCTGGCTGTCAGCGAACGCTACCCGGAGCTGAAGGCCAATAACAACTTCCGCGACCTTCAGGCCCAGATCGAAGGTACGGAAAACCGGATTGCCGTCGCCCGGGGCGATTTCAACCGGGCTGTGCAGAACTACAATGTCCGGGTAAGGACGTTTCCGACCGTGCTTTACGCCGCCATCCTGGGATTCCCGCCTAAGCCCTTTTTCCAGAGTGCGGCGGGCGCGGAGAACGCGCCGTCGGTGAGTTTTCCGTCGTTCAGCCCGTCGCCGGCCGGGCGTTGA
- the hemC gene encoding hydroxymethylbilane synthase: MAQTRLAAGALARLDPAVPVEIVKITTTGDRRLDVSLLDPGPALERGLFTREIEQALLADAIDVAVHSLKDLPTTLPDGLELAAVLPREDPADVLVTRTPSTLVQLPAGVKIATSSARRACQLLYLRPDLEITEIRGNVPTRLAKLAGDPSLFGLVLAKAGLRRLGLSTGSALVQSADVSLYAVELPEMLPAAGQGIIGLEIKTANERARGCLERINDPATWHCARAERDFLQLINGGCGVPVGVRTWTADNTLHLQAVVFDRGTNPRTGQVAVPLEDHRGAAAALLEKIYE, translated from the coding sequence ATGGCGCAAACCCGGCTGGCGGCAGGTGCATTGGCCCGCCTCGACCCGGCCGTGCCCGTGGAGATCGTAAAAATCACGACCACCGGCGATCGCCGTCTCGACGTGAGCCTGCTGGACCCGGGGCCGGCCCTTGAGCGCGGGCTTTTCACTCGGGAGATCGAACAGGCGCTTCTCGCGGACGCCATCGACGTTGCGGTGCACTCGCTGAAAGATTTGCCGACCACACTGCCTGACGGGCTCGAACTTGCGGCGGTCTTACCTCGCGAGGATCCGGCCGATGTGCTCGTTACCCGGACGCCCTCAACTTTGGTTCAGCTGCCGGCCGGCGTGAAGATTGCGACGAGCAGTGCCCGCCGGGCGTGCCAGCTTCTTTACCTCCGGCCGGACCTGGAGATCACCGAGATTCGAGGGAACGTGCCGACCCGGCTCGCCAAACTCGCCGGCGACCCTTCCTTGTTCGGGCTGGTCCTGGCCAAAGCCGGTCTCCGGAGGCTCGGCTTAAGCACGGGGTCCGCGTTGGTGCAGTCTGCAGACGTGAGCCTTTACGCGGTCGAACTACCCGAGATGCTCCCGGCCGCAGGTCAGGGCATCATTGGGTTGGAGATTAAAACCGCCAACGAACGGGCCCGCGGTTGCCTGGAACGCATTAATGACCCGGCGACCTGGCACTGCGCCCGGGCCGAGCGCGATTTTCTGCAGTTGATTAACGGCGGTTGCGGCGTACCCGTGGGGGTTCGAACTTGGACTGCGGACAACACGTTGCACCTTCAGGCCGTGGTGTTTGACCGGGGTACCAACCCGCGAACGGGGCAGGTGGCCGTCCCCCTTGAGGATCATCGAGGTGCGGCTGCCGCGCTTTTGGAGAAAATTTATGAGTAG
- the cobA gene encoding uroporphyrinogen-III C-methyltransferase, whose protein sequence is MSSNGTCILAGGGPGDLGLVTLRTKAAIEQADVLIYDYLCNPDLLQWAKPGAEVIYAGKQAGRHTLSQDEINQLLIDRSQSGRVVVRLKGGDPFVFGRGGEEAEALAEAGLPFEIVPGVSSAVAAPAYAGIPVTHRDYSSSFTVFTGHEDPAKAGSEINYRALVESGSTLVMLMGMERLAEIVRSLQEAGAAPDTPIALVRWGTTGQQTTRVSDLAHVTEAAEGLTAPVVAVVGEVVRLRQKLAWFERRPLFGRRIVVTRTRKQAGNLSDRLRLLGADVLEIPTIRILPPKNLMEFGELVRDAYQYDWVIFSSVNGVEAFFEMFLKLYSDLREIGNVRIAAIGPATAQRIRDYHLGVDVQPSEFVAEAVVSALQGQGSVENIRILVVRAETSRDVLPKRLTALGAIVDEAVAYQTVPETEDPHGVLKRFREEGADIITFTSSSTVENFLNLQLPWPPGLRTVSIGPITSETMRKCGLRVDIQASRYDIDGLVEAIVDQFGHTA, encoded by the coding sequence ATGAGTAGTAATGGTACATGCATCCTGGCCGGAGGCGGCCCGGGCGATTTGGGGCTCGTGACTCTGCGGACCAAAGCGGCGATCGAGCAGGCGGACGTTTTGATCTACGATTACCTTTGCAATCCGGACCTCTTGCAGTGGGCCAAGCCGGGAGCCGAAGTGATTTACGCCGGCAAACAGGCGGGCCGTCACACGCTTTCCCAGGATGAAATCAACCAATTGCTGATCGATCGGAGCCAATCCGGCAGGGTGGTGGTCCGCCTCAAGGGCGGTGACCCGTTCGTCTTCGGCCGGGGAGGTGAAGAAGCCGAGGCGTTGGCCGAGGCCGGCCTGCCTTTCGAGATCGTTCCCGGCGTAAGTTCGGCCGTGGCGGCGCCGGCCTACGCCGGTATCCCGGTCACGCACCGGGATTATAGTTCTTCGTTCACCGTGTTTACCGGGCATGAAGATCCGGCCAAAGCCGGATCCGAGATCAACTACCGCGCCCTGGTCGAGAGTGGAAGTACCCTTGTCATGCTTATGGGGATGGAGCGGCTGGCCGAAATCGTGCGCAGCCTCCAGGAGGCCGGTGCAGCCCCGGACACGCCGATCGCTCTGGTCCGGTGGGGTACAACCGGCCAGCAGACCACCAGGGTAAGTGATCTCGCCCACGTAACGGAGGCAGCCGAAGGTTTGACCGCCCCGGTGGTCGCCGTTGTGGGTGAGGTCGTCCGGCTTCGGCAAAAGTTGGCGTGGTTTGAGAGACGGCCGCTTTTCGGGCGCCGGATTGTCGTCACCCGTACTCGGAAGCAGGCCGGGAACCTCAGCGACCGGTTGCGGCTGCTCGGGGCAGACGTGCTGGAGATCCCGACGATCCGCATACTCCCGCCGAAGAACCTGATGGAATTTGGCGAACTGGTGCGCGACGCCTACCAGTACGACTGGGTGATTTTTTCAAGCGTGAACGGCGTTGAGGCCTTCTTTGAAATGTTCCTCAAACTTTATAGTGACCTGCGCGAGATCGGCAACGTGCGCATTGCCGCGATCGGTCCCGCCACCGCTCAAAGGATCCGCGATTATCACCTCGGGGTGGACGTGCAGCCGTCGGAATTCGTTGCGGAAGCCGTGGTGAGCGCCCTGCAGGGACAGGGGAGCGTGGAAAATATCAGGATCCTGGTGGTTCGCGCCGAAACGAGCCGTGACGTGTTGCCGAAACGACTCACCGCCCTCGGCGCCATCGTCGATGAGGCCGTCGCTTACCAAACCGTACCCGAAACCGAAGACCCGCACGGGGTGCTCAAGCGTTTTCGCGAAGAGGGCGCCGACATTATTACTTTCACCAGTTCATCCACGGTCGAGAACTTTCTCAACCTCCAACTTCCGTGGCCGCCCGGGCTCAGGACCGTCAGCATCGGGCCCATTACCTCGGAGACGATGCGTAAATGCGGTTTGCGCGTCGATATTCAGGCGAGCCGATACGACATCGACGGGCTCGTCGAAGCCATCGTGGATCAATTCGGTCACACGGCGTGA
- a CDS encoding adenine phosphoribosyltransferase, which translates to MSGITVEQLQAAIRDVPDFPKPGVTFKDITPILSDPKLFNTVIDILADEAAKNRPDKIVGIDARGFLFGAAVAYKLKCGFIPVRKKGKLPYRSISFAYQLEYGSAEMEMHVDAISSGERVVLVDDLLATGGTSGAAIHLVQQMGGTVQAALFFIELLFLNGRERLGNVPAHTLVRF; encoded by the coding sequence ATGAGCGGGATAACCGTTGAACAGCTCCAGGCGGCCATTCGCGACGTCCCAGATTTTCCGAAACCTGGAGTCACTTTCAAAGACATAACACCGATTTTGTCAGATCCAAAACTCTTTAACACCGTAATCGACATCCTGGCGGATGAGGCGGCCAAAAACCGGCCGGACAAAATTGTCGGGATCGACGCGCGCGGCTTCCTTTTCGGGGCAGCCGTCGCCTACAAGCTGAAGTGCGGATTTATCCCGGTGCGTAAGAAGGGCAAACTGCCCTACCGGAGCATTTCATTCGCCTACCAGCTCGAGTACGGGTCGGCGGAGATGGAGATGCACGTCGACGCCATTTCTTCAGGCGAACGCGTGGTGCTGGTTGACGATCTGCTGGCCACGGGCGGCACGTCCGGGGCGGCGATTCATCTGGTCCAACAGATGGGCGGGACGGTGCAGGCAGCGCTCTTTTTTATCGAACTCTTGTTTCTGAACGGGCGTGAACGTCTGGGCAACGTCCCCGCGCACACGCTCGTGCGGTTCTGA
- a CDS encoding TPM domain-containing protein: MATPSKAAGPGAGTRFEGSGIWPGMREGDGRTARERFRRRAAGPWARAATALWVLWLAWAHAFAAQIPPPPNHYLNDYAALVKPETAARLDQRLQAFERETSNQIVVAIFPNLPPDTDQFTFTTDVFRAWKPGQAGRDNGAILFVFVREHQIWIQTGRGLEGALPDAVCKRITADVIAPAFKTGQYDAGIEAGVNAMIAATRGEFRGTGRTHAQTQAGARHDQGSGWGGLILILVLFLIFSQMGRARRRYGYRRPGGGGGFWIFPSGGGSSGGGDGGFSGGGDGGFSGGGGDTGGGGAGSKW; the protein is encoded by the coding sequence ATGGCGACACCATCTAAGGCAGCCGGACCGGGTGCAGGTACCCGTTTTGAGGGGAGTGGCATTTGGCCGGGAATGCGGGAAGGGGATGGGCGTACCGCAAGGGAGCGGTTCAGAAGGCGAGCGGCCGGGCCCTGGGCGAGAGCTGCGACGGCGTTGTGGGTGCTTTGGTTGGCCTGGGCGCATGCCTTTGCCGCCCAGATCCCGCCACCCCCGAATCACTATTTAAATGATTACGCAGCGCTCGTTAAACCCGAAACGGCGGCCCGCCTGGACCAGCGCCTGCAAGCGTTTGAACGCGAGACTTCGAACCAGATTGTGGTTGCCATCTTCCCGAATCTGCCGCCTGACACCGACCAGTTCACTTTTACCACGGATGTCTTCAGGGCATGGAAGCCGGGTCAGGCCGGCCGGGATAACGGCGCCATTCTATTCGTCTTCGTGCGTGAGCATCAGATCTGGATCCAGACGGGACGCGGCCTTGAAGGCGCACTGCCGGATGCCGTGTGCAAACGAATCACGGCAGACGTGATTGCGCCCGCCTTTAAGACCGGCCAGTACGATGCGGGGATTGAGGCGGGCGTGAATGCCATGATCGCCGCCACCCGTGGCGAATTCCGGGGAACGGGTCGCACCCACGCCCAGACCCAGGCCGGTGCCCGGCATGACCAGGGTAGCGGGTGGGGCGGCCTGATCCTGATTCTGGTCCTCTTCTTGATTTTCTCGCAGATGGGCCGAGCGCGGCGCCGCTACGGTTACCGGCGGCCGGGCGGAGGTGGAGGTTTCTGGATTTTTCCTTCCGGCGGAGGATCCTCTGGCGGCGGCGACGGCGGGTTCTCCGGCGGCGGCGACGGCGGGTTCTCCGGCGGCGGGGGAGATACCGGCGGGGGTGGCGCCGGTTCGAAGTGGTAA
- a CDS encoding aldo/keto reductase, with protein sequence MKYRRLGKTNYEISEVSLGAWQIGGAWGSVADEDAIRVLHAALDAGVNFIDTADVYGDGRSERFIAQVLAERPESVLVATKAGRRLDPHNAEGYNRKNLTAFVERSLENLRRETLDLLQLHCPPIEVYYRPEVFEVLADLQREGKIRHFGVSVEKVEEAIKAINYPELASVQIIFNAFRQRPKELLFGLAQKADVGIIVRLPLSSGLLAGKITKQTQFAPDDHRNFNRFGQQFDRGETFSGVDLDPALEAVDRLRPLVPPGITMANFAVRWILDHPAVSCVIPGARNPDQIAQNVLASDLAPLSDEQHHTVEEIYAAYIRPQVHHRW encoded by the coding sequence ATGAAATATCGAAGACTAGGCAAAACGAATTACGAGATTTCCGAAGTCAGCCTGGGCGCCTGGCAAATCGGCGGTGCTTGGGGTTCCGTTGCGGACGAGGACGCCATTCGGGTGTTGCATGCGGCGCTGGATGCGGGTGTGAACTTCATCGACACGGCCGACGTGTACGGCGACGGGCGCAGCGAACGGTTCATTGCCCAGGTGCTGGCGGAGCGCCCGGAATCCGTCCTGGTCGCGACCAAAGCCGGCCGGCGCCTTGACCCCCACAACGCGGAAGGCTATAACCGCAAGAACCTGACCGCTTTCGTCGAACGCAGCCTTGAGAACCTGCGACGCGAAACGCTCGATCTGCTCCAGCTTCACTGTCCGCCTATCGAAGTCTACTATCGGCCCGAGGTGTTCGAGGTGTTGGCCGACCTGCAACGCGAAGGCAAGATCCGGCATTTTGGGGTCAGCGTCGAAAAGGTGGAAGAGGCGATCAAAGCCATTAACTACCCGGAACTTGCCTCCGTGCAGATCATCTTCAACGCTTTCCGGCAGCGCCCCAAAGAGCTCTTGTTCGGGCTGGCGCAAAAGGCTGACGTCGGGATCATTGTCCGGTTACCGCTCTCGAGCGGATTGCTGGCGGGCAAGATCACCAAGCAGACCCAGTTCGCCCCGGACGATCATCGCAACTTTAACCGGTTCGGCCAACAGTTTGACCGGGGTGAAACGTTTTCGGGCGTCGACCTGGACCCGGCCCTCGAGGCCGTGGACCGTCTGCGGCCGCTGGTGCCGCCCGGGATCACCATGGCCAATTTCGCCGTGCGGTGGATCCTGGATCACCCGGCGGTTTCCTGCGTTATCCCCGGGGCACGGAACCCCGACCAGATAGCCCAGAACGTGTTGGCGTCCGACCTGGCGCCGCTTTCGGACGAACAGCACCACACGGTCGAGGAAATCTACGCCGCCTACATTCGTCCCCAGGTCCACCACCGCTGGTAG
- the ccsA gene encoding cytochrome c biogenesis protein CcsA has product MHPVFVSVVNAEPDRIWIVLAAICFLFGSVYSAYALAMAKALPRWVNLCTLGVGFILQTGFLYVRGHAIGRCPITNPFEVIVFMSWSISLIYLVVGSSYRLSLLGGFTAPVVAVMCLGALLLPASRPALPQAVNPWLEAHASFSMIACGAFALACVAGAMYLFQERQLKTRQPTSIFFRLPPINALTVANTRLLWLGFGFLSLGLAAGFCVGRATDAWKVGWSIVVWLLYGGILLARSQRRVAAKWVARLSILAFSLLLSTFWGIRFISETRSL; this is encoded by the coding sequence ATGCACCCTGTTTTTGTAAGCGTTGTGAATGCCGAGCCGGACCGCATCTGGATAGTGCTCGCGGCGATCTGCTTTCTTTTCGGGTCGGTCTACTCTGCGTACGCCCTGGCGATGGCAAAAGCGTTGCCGCGTTGGGTGAACCTGTGCACTTTGGGAGTGGGTTTCATTCTGCAGACCGGTTTTCTCTACGTGCGCGGACATGCGATCGGGCGCTGTCCGATCACCAACCCTTTTGAGGTAATCGTGTTCATGAGCTGGTCGATCTCGTTGATCTACCTGGTGGTGGGATCCAGCTACCGGCTCTCTCTGCTGGGCGGGTTCACCGCGCCCGTCGTCGCCGTCATGTGCCTGGGTGCCCTGCTCCTGCCGGCTTCGCGCCCTGCGTTGCCGCAGGCGGTCAACCCGTGGCTTGAGGCGCATGCGTCGTTTTCGATGATCGCGTGCGGCGCTTTTGCCTTAGCCTGCGTGGCGGGGGCGATGTACCTGTTCCAGGAGCGCCAGCTCAAAACCCGCCAGCCGACCAGCATCTTTTTCCGGCTGCCGCCGATCAATGCATTGACGGTGGCAAACACCCGCCTGCTCTGGCTTGGATTCGGATTCCTGTCCCTCGGGCTGGCGGCAGGCTTCTGCGTCGGCCGGGCGACCGACGCCTGGAAGGTGGGCTGGTCAATCGTGGTCTGGCTGCTTTACGGCGGTATTCTGCTGGCCCGCAGCCAGCGACGGGTGGCGGCGAAATGGGTTGCCCGCCTTTCGATCCTCGCATTCAGCTTGTTGTTAAGCACTTTTTGGGGAATCCGTTTTATCTCAGAAACACGATCGCTCTAG
- a CDS encoding undecaprenyl-diphosphate phosphatase encodes MHILQIILLGLVQGAAELLPISSSAHVIVAEKLMGLDPSAPDMTFLLVMLHTGTMLAVLVYFWRSWKQHYFSSTRKFTEVAVNVVVATVITIVFGLALQFIIEKAFLKGTDKAELETLFSNLRLIAGALFAAGLLILAASGKDRHKARQARDADAPSAACIGAVQGLCLPFRGFSRSGATISTGLLLGIERRNAEEFSFALAVVLTPPVIARELWRLLKANAGAAQPVHGGALLLPGLFGMLCSFVAGLGALWLLSRWLEQGRWSFFGIYCLVAAIVVFGLSAAGF; translated from the coding sequence ATCCATATTCTGCAAATCATCCTCTTGGGACTTGTCCAGGGCGCCGCCGAGCTTCTGCCGATCTCAAGTTCAGCCCACGTGATCGTTGCCGAAAAACTGATGGGCCTGGACCCTTCGGCTCCGGATATGACGTTCCTGTTGGTGATGCTGCACACCGGAACGATGCTGGCCGTGCTGGTTTACTTCTGGCGATCGTGGAAGCAGCACTATTTTTCGAGTACCCGCAAGTTCACCGAGGTTGCGGTCAACGTGGTTGTGGCCACCGTCATTACGATCGTTTTCGGCCTGGCCTTGCAGTTCATCATTGAAAAAGCGTTTCTGAAGGGCACAGACAAAGCGGAACTCGAAACCCTGTTCTCGAATTTGCGGCTGATCGCAGGCGCGCTGTTTGCCGCCGGGTTGCTGATCCTTGCGGCAAGCGGCAAGGACCGGCATAAGGCCCGGCAGGCTCGCGACGCGGATGCGCCCTCCGCCGCATGCATCGGAGCGGTTCAGGGACTTTGCCTGCCGTTCCGCGGATTTTCCCGGTCGGGCGCAACGATCTCGACGGGTCTGCTGCTCGGGATCGAGCGGCGGAACGCGGAGGAATTCAGTTTTGCCCTTGCCGTGGTGCTGACCCCGCCCGTGATCGCCCGTGAACTTTGGCGCTTGCTGAAGGCCAATGCGGGTGCGGCTCAGCCCGTGCATGGGGGCGCGTTGCTTTTGCCGGGGCTGTTCGGCATGCTTTGCAGCTTTGTCGCCGGTTTAGGGGCGCTGTGGCTGCTCTCCCGCTGGCTCGAACAGGGGCGCTGGAGCTTCTTCGGCATTTACTGCCTCGTCGCTGCGATCGTGGTTTTCGGACTCTCCGCAGCCGGGTTCTAA
- the rpsU gene encoding 30S ribosomal protein S21 codes for MPEVIVRKGEPIDRALKRLKNKLDAEGIMEEVRRLRAFETPNQKVRRKAKAAAKRGKLKFRFNP; via the coding sequence ATGCCAGAAGTGATTGTCCGTAAGGGAGAGCCAATCGATCGAGCGCTGAAGCGGCTCAAGAACAAGCTCGATGCGGAGGGGATTATGGAGGAAGTCCGGAGGTTGCGCGCGTTCGAGACCCCTAACCAGAAGGTTCGCCGTAAAGCGAAGGCCGCAGCGAAACGCGGCAAATTGAAGTTCCGCTTCAATCCCTGA
- a CDS encoding cobalamin-dependent protein (Presence of a B(12) (cobalamin)-binding domain implies dependence on cobalamin itself, in one of its several forms, or in some unusual lineages, dependence on a cobalamin-like analog.), producing the protein MPPTRLLTAVPICDGHDSAVNTVNLELVRHGFEVVYLGYHRPARDIVRAALQEDVRAIGISTYNGGHVEFFTEVLRLLGEAGASVRLFGGGGGTITQADAKIMEQRGVNRIFFAGTPLSDAVAYARGIAEEAFPGSVEMQPPFSDRALGRALSVLERVESDAPGLPAGTQAHPGGRTLRIGVTGPGGAGKTTLIDELVLRFLRAFGSGSRLAILSHDPSLAGGGALLGDRATMIYSQHDRVFMRSNATRGQAGGVSATTRRASDYLAGTNLFEAVLIETVGTGQEAVPFGPKPGYVDRTVLVLPPDYGSRLQLQKIAMLDLADCVVVNKADRRGAKTAVSEIQAHLRSRADAVPLFLTQANLHRDTGVDRLFEYLFAGNLSDPGSPHLLQIQSRL; encoded by the coding sequence ATGCCCCCGACCCGCCTGTTAACGGCCGTGCCGATCTGCGACGGTCACGACAGCGCCGTCAACACCGTCAATCTGGAACTTGTTCGCCACGGTTTTGAGGTGGTTTATCTCGGGTACCACCGTCCCGCCCGTGATATCGTGCGGGCTGCGCTTCAGGAGGACGTCCGAGCGATCGGGATATCCACTTACAACGGCGGCCACGTTGAATTCTTCACGGAGGTGCTCCGGCTGTTGGGTGAAGCCGGGGCATCCGTCAGGCTTTTCGGTGGAGGCGGCGGCACGATCACACAGGCGGACGCCAAAATCATGGAGCAGCGCGGGGTTAACCGGATCTTTTTTGCGGGAACGCCGCTCAGCGACGCGGTGGCTTACGCTCGCGGGATTGCCGAGGAGGCGTTTCCGGGTTCGGTTGAAATGCAGCCGCCGTTCTCTGACCGCGCGCTTGGGCGGGCGTTAAGTGTTCTGGAACGCGTGGAGAGCGACGCGCCCGGCTTGCCGGCCGGCACGCAGGCGCATCCGGGCGGGAGAACCCTCCGGATCGGCGTCACCGGTCCGGGTGGCGCGGGCAAGACAACCTTGATCGATGAGCTCGTGCTACGCTTTTTGCGTGCGTTCGGTTCCGGCTCGCGGCTTGCCATCCTCTCGCACGACCCTAGTCTGGCCGGCGGGGGCGCCTTGCTGGGGGACCGCGCAACGATGATCTACTCCCAGCATGACCGCGTTTTTATGCGCAGCAACGCCACGCGCGGCCAGGCCGGGGGAGTAAGCGCAACCACCCGCCGCGCTTCGGATTACCTGGCCGGGACGAATTTGTTCGAAGCCGTGCTGATCGAAACCGTCGGCACCGGCCAGGAAGCGGTCCCGTTTGGCCCGAAACCAGGCTACGTCGACCGGACCGTACTGGTGCTGCCGCCCGATTACGGCAGCCGGCTGCAGCTGCAGAAGATCGCGATGCTCGACCTCGCGGATTGCGTGGTGGTCAATAAAGCGGACAGGCGCGGCGCAAAAACCGCCGTATCCGAAATTCAGGCGCACCTTCGGAGCCGCGCGGACGCGGTGCCGCTTTTTCTGACGCAGGCAAATCTCCACCGGGACACCGGTGTCGACCGCCTCTTTGAGTACCTGTTTGCGGGTAACCTTTCCGATCCCGGCAGCCCTCACCTCCTTCAAATCCAAAGTCGTCTATGA